Proteins encoded within one genomic window of Xylophilus sp. GOD-11R:
- a CDS encoding glycine zipper 2TM domain-containing protein yields the protein MDPVLDTSAGPHHPSAPLPAPTSGTANKPLWAAVGVLGVAVAALGGTLLWQNVHGDDPTPQSVASAAGTAQQQTLSREDVLSERTNATPVPAPAPAPVVAAPAPKPAVSKPVVTAPRSGGSGYTGSYAPQAVASSRAPVCADCGRIESVTPIQQAAPATGLGAVAGGVLGAVLGNQVGGGSGRTAATILGAGGGAYLGNTVEKRTRTTTTYQIRVRMDDGSVRTYEHNAPVPVGQRVTVEGNGFRLGQGQTYSTHAAQNPYYQTVNEPRGTYSTSRY from the coding sequence ATGGACCCCGTTCTCGACACATCCGCTGGCCCGCACCATCCGTCGGCACCGTTGCCGGCGCCGACTTCCGGCACGGCCAACAAGCCGCTGTGGGCGGCGGTCGGCGTGCTCGGCGTGGCCGTGGCCGCGCTCGGCGGTACGCTGCTATGGCAGAACGTGCACGGTGACGACCCCACGCCGCAGTCGGTCGCCTCGGCCGCCGGCACGGCGCAACAGCAGACGCTGAGCCGTGAAGACGTGCTGTCTGAACGGACGAACGCCACTCCAGTGCCGGCCCCTGCGCCTGCACCGGTCGTCGCCGCGCCGGCGCCAAAGCCCGCCGTCAGCAAGCCCGTGGTGACTGCGCCGCGCTCCGGCGGCAGCGGCTACACCGGCAGCTACGCCCCGCAGGCTGTGGCGAGCAGCCGGGCCCCGGTCTGCGCGGATTGCGGTCGCATCGAGTCGGTCACGCCGATCCAGCAGGCCGCGCCGGCCACGGGCCTGGGCGCTGTCGCGGGTGGTGTGCTCGGCGCCGTGCTGGGCAACCAGGTCGGCGGCGGCAGCGGCCGCACGGCGGCCACCATCCTGGGCGCGGGCGGTGGCGCTTACCTGGGCAACACGGTCGAAAAACGCACCCGCACCACGACCACCTACCAGATTCGCGTGCGCATGGACGACGGCAGCGTGCGCACCTACGAGCACAACGCACCGGTGCCGGTGGGCCAGCGCGTGACGGTGGAGGGCAACGGTTTCCGGCTCGGCCAGGGCCAGACCTATTCGACCCACGCGGCGCAGAACCCCTATTACCAGACGGTCAACGAGCCGCGGGGCACCTACTCCACCAGTCGCTACTGA
- a CDS encoding YihY/virulence factor BrkB family protein → MFAHPSTRPPASLQGRLWLLAKVLWWPVRTVVSPLWKAAVLWTEAEGLRMSAAMSFYGILSLAPLLVLIVAIFGWWVDRNLLETSLVTQIQAVVGDRGAEVVRQAMESAQRPAEGLRASIIATLLLVVGATGVFAELESAMERMWLQGRKPPETPWWHTASLRLRGVAYVLAIGFLLLVSLVVTTAFHMIEMQIARWHLLAPLLRLGNESLSFLFTVLLFSGLMRMSSGPKPPLRYLVTGACLGALLFAVGKHVLAFYLSNTAVVSAYGAAGSLVVVLVWIYFSSAVLLFSAGCAQALAEEAKLVHANSNTNTSVHHA, encoded by the coding sequence ATGTTCGCCCACCCTTCCACCCGCCCACCGGCCAGTCTGCAAGGGCGACTGTGGCTGCTGGCCAAGGTGTTGTGGTGGCCGGTGCGCACGGTGGTGTCGCCGCTGTGGAAGGCAGCCGTGCTCTGGACCGAGGCCGAAGGACTGCGCATGAGCGCGGCGATGTCGTTCTACGGCATCCTCAGCCTGGCGCCGCTGCTGGTGCTCATCGTGGCCATCTTCGGCTGGTGGGTCGACCGCAACCTGCTCGAAACCAGTCTCGTCACCCAGATCCAGGCGGTTGTCGGCGACCGCGGCGCGGAGGTGGTGCGCCAGGCCATGGAAAGCGCGCAACGCCCGGCCGAGGGCTTGCGAGCGTCGATCATCGCCACGCTGCTCCTGGTGGTCGGTGCGACCGGTGTCTTCGCCGAGCTGGAATCGGCCATGGAGCGCATGTGGCTGCAGGGCCGCAAGCCGCCGGAGACGCCCTGGTGGCACACCGCGTCCTTGCGCCTGCGCGGCGTGGCCTATGTGCTGGCGATCGGTTTCCTGCTGCTGGTGTCGCTGGTCGTCACCACCGCCTTCCACATGATCGAGATGCAGATTGCGCGCTGGCACCTGCTGGCGCCGCTGCTGCGCCTGGGCAATGAGAGCTTGTCGTTCCTCTTCACCGTGCTGCTGTTCAGCGGCCTGATGCGCATGTCCAGCGGCCCCAAGCCGCCGCTCCGATACCTCGTCACCGGCGCCTGCCTCGGCGCGCTGCTGTTCGCCGTCGGCAAACACGTGCTGGCGTTCTACCTCTCCAACACCGCCGTCGTCTCCGCCTACGGCGCCGCTGGCTCGCTGGTCGTGGTGCTGGTGTGGATCTATTTTTCGTCAGCCGTCCTGCTCTTCTCCGCCGGCTGCGCGCAGGCACTGGCAGAAGAAGCAAAGCTCGTCCATGCCAACTCCAACACGAACACAAGCGTCCACCACGCCTGA
- a CDS encoding ferredoxin--NADP reductase: MSAFNEERVLSVHHWTDRLFTFTTTRDPSLRFSNGHFTMIGLKVNEKPLLRAYSIASANYEEHLEFLSIKVDDGPLTSRLQHIQVGDPIIVGRKPTGTLLCDYLLPGKRLYLLGTGTGLAPFLSIIRDPETYERFEQVILVHGVRQIDELAYHDMVTEHLPQHEFLGEMVKKQLLYYPTVTRESYRNMGRITELMENGKIFSDLGVPALSSADDRVMLCGSPAMLADLKHLLEARGFKEGNTSTPGDFVIERAFAEK; encoded by the coding sequence ATGAGCGCTTTCAACGAGGAACGTGTCCTCTCCGTCCACCACTGGACCGATCGTCTTTTCACCTTCACGACCACGCGCGACCCGTCGCTGCGTTTCTCCAACGGCCACTTCACCATGATCGGCCTGAAGGTCAATGAAAAACCGCTGCTGCGCGCCTACAGCATCGCCAGCGCCAACTACGAGGAACACCTCGAGTTCCTGAGCATCAAGGTCGACGACGGCCCGCTCACCTCGCGCCTGCAGCACATTCAGGTCGGCGACCCGATCATCGTCGGCCGCAAGCCCACCGGCACCCTGTTGTGCGACTACCTGCTGCCGGGCAAGCGCCTGTATCTGCTGGGCACCGGCACCGGCCTGGCGCCGTTCCTGTCGATCATCCGCGACCCGGAAACGTACGAGCGTTTCGAGCAGGTGATCCTGGTGCACGGCGTGCGCCAGATCGACGAGCTGGCCTACCACGACATGGTCACCGAGCATCTGCCGCAGCACGAGTTCCTGGGCGAGATGGTGAAGAAGCAGCTGCTTTACTACCCCACCGTCACCCGCGAGAGCTATCGCAACATGGGCCGCATCACCGAGCTGATGGAAAACGGCAAGATTTTCTCGGACCTCGGCGTGCCGGCGCTCAGTTCGGCCGACGATCGCGTGATGCTCTGCGGCAGCCCGGCCATGCTGGCCGATCTGAAGCACCTGCTGGAAGCGCGCGGGTTCAAGGAAGGCAATACCTCCACGCCGGGCGACTTCGTCATCGAACGTGCGTTCGCTGAAAAATAA
- a CDS encoding type II toxin-antitoxin system HipA family toxin — MSTSIKYLRLYLHLPDRSRRAIGYLSQYGDILRASFDRDYIDDPARPTLSLAYQGANEADTRAILQSTRDERLVRSNGRWPAYFANLLPEGHNRERLAGERHCSPDDEFELLAAAGHDLMGALEVEPVPAREGIPDTVRHWHTALGLDVLEPGFVEYPVEDAASLPGVVTKFSAIYDGRRYVVKKHGAAGSTILKLPTSRHPDLVANEFTGYRLCEALGLDCADARVIAQVEAALPQTLPHDEILAVSRFDRGPDGLRVHMEEFAQVLQYEPRQKYGRELVGDYARMLRLIEALSARRVADVREFIGRFVAFVLLGNTDAHLKNWALIYPDGRQPVLSPLYDPVCVTALFEAVAPGDYGVNRAIDRTLRAFGWNELEALLSAAGLTRVPNHIRLAKALVRQARAQWPAVLKDAPDAVQRCVAERLAGGVALTA; from the coding sequence GTGAGCACTTCCATCAAGTATCTGCGTCTGTACCTGCACCTGCCCGACCGCAGCCGGCGGGCGATCGGCTATCTCTCGCAGTATGGCGACATCCTGCGTGCCTCCTTCGACCGCGATTACATCGACGACCCCGCGCGTCCCACGCTGTCGCTGGCCTACCAAGGCGCCAACGAGGCCGACACGCGCGCCATTCTGCAGTCCACCCGCGACGAGCGCTTGGTGCGCAGCAATGGCCGGTGGCCGGCGTATTTCGCCAACCTGCTGCCCGAGGGCCACAACCGCGAGCGGCTGGCGGGCGAGCGCCACTGCAGTCCGGACGACGAATTTGAGCTGCTGGCCGCCGCTGGCCACGACCTCATGGGTGCGCTCGAGGTGGAGCCCGTGCCGGCGCGCGAGGGTATTCCCGACACGGTGCGCCACTGGCACACGGCGCTCGGCCTGGACGTGCTGGAGCCGGGCTTCGTCGAATATCCGGTGGAGGACGCCGCTTCGCTGCCGGGGGTGGTAACCAAGTTTTCCGCCATTTACGACGGGCGCCGCTACGTGGTCAAGAAGCATGGCGCGGCCGGCTCCACCATCCTCAAGCTGCCCACGAGCCGGCACCCCGATCTGGTGGCCAACGAGTTCACTGGATACCGCCTCTGCGAGGCGCTCGGGCTCGATTGTGCTGATGCGCGGGTCATCGCGCAGGTCGAAGCGGCACTGCCGCAAACCTTGCCCCACGACGAAATTCTGGCGGTGTCGCGCTTCGACCGTGGGCCCGACGGCCTGCGGGTACACATGGAGGAATTTGCGCAGGTGCTGCAGTACGAGCCCCGCCAGAAGTACGGCCGCGAACTGGTCGGCGACTACGCCCGCATGCTGCGGCTGATCGAAGCGCTCTCGGCCCGGCGCGTGGCAGATGTGCGCGAATTCATCGGCCGCTTCGTCGCCTTCGTGCTGCTCGGCAACACCGACGCGCACCTGAAGAACTGGGCGCTGATCTATCCCGATGGACGGCAGCCGGTGCTGTCGCCGCTGTACGACCCGGTCTGCGTGACCGCGCTGTTCGAGGCGGTAGCGCCGGGCGATTACGGGGTGAACCGCGCCATCGATCGCACGCTGCGCGCGTTCGGCTGGAACGAACTGGAAGCACTCCTGTCGGCGGCCGGACTGACGCGGGTGCCCAATCACATCCGACTGGCCAAGGCGCTGGTGCGACAGGCGCGGGCGCAATGGCCGGCCGTCTTGAAAGACGCCCCTGACGCCGTGCAACGCTGCGTGGCGGAGCGCCTGGCGGGCGGCGTGGCACTCACGGCGTAA